From Chryseobacterium shandongense, the proteins below share one genomic window:
- the rny gene encoding ribonuclease Y → MIEVIVGVVCLVIGAAAGVFFSKSSLNTKAKFIIDDAKKNAENLIEKANVQAESIKKEKNLQAKEKFLELKSQHDADIQVREKKMQEVEKRIKDKEHKLNDELSKAGKLEKDLDKQIADYAKKNEILDRKQQELDVATAKKVEILEKIANYTAEEARAELVETMKAEAKTRAQAHVQSIMEEAQLNAKSEARKIVIQTIQRIGTEQAIENSVSVFNIESDEVKGRIIGREGRNIRALEAVTGVEIIVDDTPEAILLSCFDPVRREIARLSLHRLVTDGRIHPARIEEVVEKTRKQIEEEIIEVGKRTIIDLGIHGLHPELIKIVGRMKYRSSYGQNLLQHSREVANIAATMAAELGLNVKLAKRAGLLHDIGKVPEQESELPHALLGMQWAEKYGENAEVVNAIGAHHDEVEMTSLLSPIIQVADAISGARPGARRQVLESYIQRLKDLESAALSFDGVSSAYAIQAGRELRVMVESGKVNDEVASQLSYDISEKIQNELTYPGQVKVTVIRETRAVNIAR, encoded by the coding sequence ATGATAGAAGTTATAGTCGGCGTTGTTTGTTTAGTAATCGGAGCGGCAGCAGGAGTGTTTTTCTCCAAAAGTTCACTCAATACTAAAGCAAAATTTATTATAGATGATGCAAAGAAAAATGCCGAAAACCTTATAGAAAAAGCCAATGTACAGGCTGAGTCCATAAAGAAAGAAAAGAACCTTCAGGCAAAAGAAAAATTCCTTGAACTGAAATCACAGCATGATGCCGATATTCAGGTAAGAGAAAAGAAAATGCAGGAGGTTGAAAAAAGAATTAAGGATAAGGAACACAAACTCAACGACGAGCTTAGCAAAGCAGGAAAACTGGAAAAAGACCTCGACAAACAAATCGCGGACTATGCGAAGAAAAACGAGATTTTAGACAGAAAACAGCAGGAACTTGATGTTGCAACGGCTAAAAAAGTTGAAATTCTTGAAAAAATTGCCAACTATACAGCGGAAGAAGCAAGAGCAGAATTGGTAGAAACTATGAAAGCAGAAGCTAAAACAAGAGCTCAGGCACACGTTCAGAGCATCATGGAAGAAGCTCAGCTAAACGCTAAAAGTGAAGCAAGAAAAATCGTTATCCAAACGATTCAGAGAATCGGTACCGAACAGGCTATTGAAAACTCCGTATCGGTATTCAATATTGAATCCGATGAGGTGAAAGGTAGAATTATCGGTAGAGAAGGTAGAAATATCCGTGCTTTAGAAGCCGTAACAGGAGTTGAAATCATTGTAGATGATACTCCTGAGGCAATCCTTCTTTCGTGTTTCGATCCGGTTAGAAGAGAAATCGCAAGATTATCCCTTCACAGATTGGTAACAGATGGAAGAATTCACCCGGCAAGAATTGAAGAAGTTGTTGAAAAGACAAGAAAACAAATCGAAGAAGAAATTATTGAAGTAGGAAAAAGAACGATCATTGATTTAGGAATCCACGGATTACATCCTGAATTAATTAAAATCGTTGGTAGAATGAAGTACCGTTCATCTTACGGACAAAACTTATTACAGCACTCAAGAGAAGTAGCGAACATTGCTGCAACAATGGCTGCAGAATTAGGACTCAACGTAAAATTAGCCAAAAGAGCAGGTCTGCTACACGATATCGGTAAAGTTCCGGAGCAGGAATCTGAGCTTCCTCACGCTTTATTAGGTATGCAGTGGGCGGAAAAGTATGGTGAAAATGCAGAAGTGGTAAATGCAATCGGAGCTCACCACGATGAGGTGGAAATGACTTCATTATTATCCCCGATCATTCAGGTGGCAGATGCTATTTCCGGAGCAAGACCGGGTGCAAGAAGACAGGTATTGGAATCGTATATCCAAAGATTAAAAGACCTTGAATCTGCAGCATTAAGCTTCGACGGTGTTTCATCAGCATATGCAATTCAGGCAGGTAGAGAACTGAGAGTAATGGTAGAAAGCGGAAAAGTGAATGACGAAGTAGCTTCCCAGTTGTCTTATGATATTTCAGAGAAAATACAGAACGAACTGACTTATCCCGGACAGGTAAAAGTTACCGTGATCAGAGAAACAAGAGCTGTAAATATTGCGAGATAA
- a CDS encoding cell division protein ZapA codes for MEVRRITINIAGRVYPLNVPAAEEETLRKVGKQIENMIKDFEQNFDVRDKQDALAMCALKLGTNAEVVSMNYEKTIQSTNERLATINQSLNETGK; via the coding sequence ATGGAAGTAAGAAGAATAACCATTAATATTGCAGGAAGAGTGTATCCGCTGAACGTACCCGCAGCAGAAGAAGAAACGCTGCGCAAAGTTGGGAAGCAGATTGAAAATATGATTAAAGATTTTGAACAGAATTTCGATGTGAGAGACAAACAGGATGCTTTGGCCATGTGTGCCCTGAAACTGGGAACCAACGCAGAAGTAGTGTCTATGAACTACGAAAAAACAATACAATCTACCAACGAAAGATTGGCAACAATCAATCAATCGTTGAATGAAACAGGGAAATAG
- the porT gene encoding type IX secretion/gliding motility protein PorT/SprT, with product MNKFLLKALVLASVNVALLANAQFRTRNRMDKLEDFDEQKFSWGFYLNGNRLDYRIVLNPRYGSSNNQNLVTSKESYSFGAGLIAKWRLNDYLDLRLEPGLQFGQRQLTFNTQSNDQYAAGTLTNDPFIPFTLTDKDRVREIKTTLVDVPVLLEFHGQRWYNSRPYVAAGVNYIVNLQSNSDSTDDNLQQVFRSTTHNFAWSAEMGIQFYFNKFKLTPAIRGTFIMNNEIVADNATTPPYWTAAMSTLQTRAVFFVLKFE from the coding sequence ATGAATAAATTTTTATTAAAAGCACTGGTTTTAGCCTCAGTAAATGTTGCGTTGTTAGCAAACGCGCAATTCAGAACCCGTAACAGAATGGATAAGTTGGAAGACTTTGATGAGCAGAAATTCAGCTGGGGTTTTTATCTGAATGGTAACAGACTAGACTACCGTATCGTTCTGAATCCAAGATATGGCTCGAGTAATAACCAGAATCTTGTTACATCAAAAGAGAGTTACAGTTTCGGTGCCGGATTAATCGCAAAATGGAGACTGAACGATTATTTGGATTTAAGATTAGAACCAGGGTTACAGTTTGGTCAGAGACAATTAACATTCAATACGCAGTCTAATGACCAGTACGCAGCAGGTACTTTGACAAACGATCCTTTTATCCCGTTTACTTTAACGGATAAAGACAGAGTAAGAGAAATCAAGACCACTTTGGTTGATGTTCCAGTATTGCTGGAATTCCATGGACAAAGATGGTATAACTCCAGACCGTATGTTGCAGCGGGGGTTAATTATATTGTTAACCTTCAGTCGAATTCAGATTCCACTGATGATAACCTGCAGCAGGTATTCAGATCAACGACGCATAACTTTGCGTGGTCTGCAGAGATGGGGATACAGTTTTACTTCAACAAATTCAAGCTTACACCTGCAATCAGGGGAACTTTCATTATGAATAACGAGATTGTGGCAGATAATGCGACAACACCTCCGTACTGGACAGCAGCAATGTCTACCTTACAGACAAGAGCCGTATTCTTTGTACTGAAATTTGAGTAG
- the ubiE gene encoding bifunctional demethylmenaquinone methyltransferase/2-methoxy-6-polyprenyl-1,4-benzoquinol methylase UbiE encodes MFDNIAPKYDLLNHVLSMKIDVLWRNTLVNWMKKDSPQEVLDVATGTGDLAIAVEKGTGSKVIGLDLSQQMLNVGVIKIKKLKLDGKISMQKGDAENLPFEDNRFDAVSVAFGVRNFENLTKGLAELRRVVKDNKSVYILEFSKVEGFMAPFYMFYFKNILPAIGRLVSKDNRAYTYLPDSVNAFPFGEKMRQILLDTGFKKVEYKKLSLGIATIYKATK; translated from the coding sequence ATGTTCGACAATATTGCACCGAAGTATGATTTGCTCAATCATGTGCTGTCCATGAAAATTGATGTTTTGTGGAGAAATACTTTGGTGAATTGGATGAAAAAAGACAGCCCGCAGGAAGTGCTGGATGTTGCTACCGGAACGGGAGACCTTGCTATTGCCGTTGAAAAAGGCACAGGCTCAAAAGTGATCGGATTGGATTTATCGCAACAAATGTTAAATGTTGGCGTTATTAAAATAAAAAAACTTAAATTAGACGGCAAAATTTCCATGCAAAAAGGAGATGCAGAAAATTTACCTTTCGAGGACAATAGATTTGATGCAGTTTCCGTTGCATTTGGAGTGAGGAATTTTGAAAACCTTACCAAAGGTTTGGCAGAGTTAAGAAGAGTTGTTAAAGATAACAAGAGTGTTTATATACTGGAGTTTTCAAAGGTTGAGGGTTTCATGGCGCCATTCTATATGTTTTATTTCAAAAATATATTACCTGCTATTGGCAGGCTGGTTTCCAAGGATAATAGGGCATACACATACCTTCCGGATTCTGTAAATGCTTTTCCTTTCGGGGAAAAGATGAGACAAATTCTTTTAGATACAGGATTTAAAAAAGTTGAATATAAAAAACTAAGTTTAGGTATAGCCACAATTTATAAAGCAACAAAGTAA
- a CDS encoding 3-oxoacyl-ACP synthase III family protein — MPNTIIIGSGSYLPGRIIGRDYFLGSEFYTEDGVKIDKPAEETIAKFVEITEIENRRFIEEDLSNSKIGYEAAKLAITDANIDQEELDYIIYASNFGEVTAHGYADFMPTMAARVKNKLGIRNRKCITYDMLFGCPGWVEAMILADNLIKAKVARTILVIGAETLSRVTDPHDRNRMIFADGAGAVVVQATDEENVGIIAHNTICDNGPELDYLANGPSINKESDQTRLFVRMQGRKIYEYALKNVPAAIKETIEDAGLSIEDINKILIHQANAKMDYAMIERLHKLYNVKDYDHSISPMTIQEFGNSSVATIPTMFDLIIKGKMEGQSFKEKGNIVMTSVGAGMNINAIVYRFP; from the coding sequence ATGCCGAATACGATCATAATTGGTTCTGGATCTTACCTTCCCGGCAGAATTATCGGGAGAGACTATTTCTTGGGTTCAGAGTTTTACACAGAAGACGGGGTGAAGATTGACAAGCCTGCCGAAGAAACGATTGCAAAGTTTGTAGAAATTACAGAAATAGAAAACAGAAGATTCATAGAAGAAGACCTCTCCAATTCTAAAATCGGTTACGAAGCTGCAAAATTAGCTATTACAGACGCCAACATAGATCAGGAAGAACTTGATTATATCATTTACGCCAGTAATTTCGGGGAAGTTACCGCACACGGTTACGCAGATTTCATGCCAACAATGGCCGCAAGGGTAAAGAATAAATTGGGAATCAGAAACAGGAAATGTATAACGTATGATATGCTTTTCGGTTGCCCGGGCTGGGTTGAGGCTATGATTTTAGCAGACAATTTGATAAAGGCTAAAGTTGCCAGGACCATTCTTGTAATCGGTGCAGAAACATTAAGCAGAGTAACCGATCCTCACGACAGAAACAGAATGATTTTTGCTGACGGAGCAGGTGCAGTGGTTGTACAGGCAACTGATGAAGAAAATGTAGGGATTATTGCCCACAACACTATTTGCGATAACGGCCCGGAACTGGATTATTTAGCAAACGGCCCGTCCATTAATAAGGAATCTGACCAGACGCGCTTATTTGTAAGAATGCAGGGCAGAAAAATCTATGAATATGCGTTAAAAAACGTTCCTGCAGCCATCAAAGAAACCATTGAAGATGCAGGACTTTCTATTGAAGATATCAATAAAATTTTAATTCACCAGGCTAATGCGAAGATGGATTATGCCATGATTGAAAGGCTTCACAAGCTTTACAATGTAAAAGATTATGATCATTCTATCTCTCCAATGACTATTCAGGAATTTGGTAATTCTTCGGTAGCGACAATTCCTACCATGTTTGATTTAATTATTAAAGGAAAAATGGAGGGTCAATCGTTTAAAGAAAAAGGTAACATTGTGATGACTTCGGTAGGTGCCGGAATGAACATCAATGCTATCGTATACAGATTTCCTTAA
- a CDS encoding metallophosphoesterase gives MQRNFFIIAAAFLLLEVYIYQAIKTLTDNSWVRIGYWVVSLAVYGFFAYEISNFNRADRSMMRAQIMISIFLIFILPKIFVVLFLLIDDIIRTGGYLIGLAGSSENFFPERRKFLSIVGLGLGGVLSALFIDGITFGKYRHKVRRVRINFANLPKSFKGYKIVQISDVHSGSFADPSKLEHAINLINEQNPDLVLFTGDMVNNVAEEFKPFIPLFSKIKAKDGKFSVLGNHDYGDYVKWSSLDEKKQNLDTLIDYERQAGFDMLRNEHRIIEKNGEKLYILGVENWGLKPFPQFGRIDDALKGVPESATKILMSHDPTHFDYVVKKHPGNIHLTLSGHTHGMQFGLDLKNVKWSPVQYKYPKWADLYESEGKILYVNRGFGVLAYPGRVGVLPEITLFELA, from the coding sequence ATGCAAAGAAACTTTTTTATTATTGCAGCCGCATTCCTTTTGCTGGAAGTATATATTTATCAGGCCATAAAAACCCTTACGGACAACTCCTGGGTCAGGATCGGCTACTGGGTTGTCTCCCTCGCAGTATATGGATTTTTCGCATACGAAATCTCCAACTTCAACCGAGCGGACCGAAGCATGATGAGAGCCCAGATCATGATCTCCATATTCCTGATCTTTATCCTTCCGAAAATTTTTGTTGTTCTCTTTCTTCTGATTGATGATATCATCAGAACTGGCGGTTATCTTATCGGACTGGCAGGATCTTCAGAGAATTTCTTTCCTGAAAGAAGAAAATTTTTAAGCATAGTAGGATTAGGACTCGGAGGTGTACTTTCCGCTCTTTTTATTGACGGAATCACGTTCGGAAAGTACCGCCATAAAGTACGACGAGTACGCATCAATTTTGCAAATCTGCCCAAAAGTTTCAAAGGGTATAAAATTGTCCAGATTTCCGATGTACACAGTGGAAGTTTTGCAGACCCTTCAAAACTGGAACACGCCATTAACCTTATCAATGAACAAAATCCGGATCTTGTTTTATTCACCGGAGATATGGTAAATAATGTAGCGGAAGAGTTCAAACCATTTATCCCATTATTTTCGAAAATAAAAGCCAAGGACGGAAAGTTTTCCGTCTTGGGTAACCATGATTATGGTGATTATGTTAAATGGAGCTCACTAGATGAAAAAAAACAGAATCTGGATACTTTAATTGACTATGAAAGGCAGGCCGGTTTTGATATGCTGAGAAATGAACACCGCATCATTGAGAAAAACGGCGAAAAGCTGTATATTCTTGGCGTTGAAAATTGGGGGTTAAAGCCTTTCCCGCAATTCGGTAGAATAGATGATGCATTGAAAGGCGTTCCGGAATCGGCTACAAAAATTCTGATGAGCCACGATCCTACCCACTTTGATTATGTCGTAAAAAAACACCCTGGAAATATTCATTTAACACTTTCCGGACACACGCACGGAATGCAGTTCGGTCTTGATCTTAAAAATGTAAAATGGTCTCCAGTACAATACAAATATCCAAAATGGGCAGATTTGTATGAAAGTGAGGGAAAAATACTGTATGTAAACAGAGGATTCGGCGTGTTGGCCTACCCTGGAAGAGTGGGAGTTTTACCGGAAATTACGCTTTTTGAATTAGCGTAA
- a CDS encoding polysaccharide deacetylase family protein — MILLTFNIVNIEAGCKNGSEVSDSERLKISEENTRAILRILDIHDIKATFFIEISLVEKLQNLLKAISFQGHEIAFYNQNSQPDEIENTKKITQDFLEKQIKGIRQKDNKISSQILKLMEFSYISNIDNANILFPFKRLKRDTEIIEEDGLSIVPESISPYSQLPYNDFVFQILPMKYYQNMVFETLKNDDFVLIYLNSWQFTDFARYHFDVPFYRRLNSGKKMENKLDALLSWINEKEMATSRMKDYIF; from the coding sequence ATGATATTACTAACCTTTAACATCGTAAATATTGAAGCTGGTTGTAAAAATGGTTCTGAAGTTTCCGATAGTGAAAGGCTGAAAATTTCAGAGGAAAATACAAGAGCTATTTTAAGAATTTTAGATATTCATGATATAAAAGCAACTTTTTTTATTGAGATTTCATTGGTAGAAAAACTTCAAAATTTATTAAAAGCAATTTCATTTCAAGGACATGAAATTGCTTTTTACAATCAAAATTCACAACCTGATGAAATAGAAAATACGAAGAAAATTACTCAGGATTTTTTGGAAAAGCAAATAAAGGGAATCCGTCAGAAGGATAACAAAATCTCTTCCCAGATTTTGAAATTAATGGAGTTCAGTTATATTTCAAATATTGATAATGCCAATATTCTTTTTCCCTTCAAGCGCCTGAAAAGAGATACGGAAATTATTGAAGAAGACGGATTAAGCATTGTGCCGGAAAGTATTTCGCCTTATAGTCAACTCCCTTATAATGATTTTGTATTTCAGATTCTGCCGATGAAATATTATCAGAACATGGTTTTTGAGACTTTGAAGAATGATGACTTTGTTTTGATTTATTTAAACTCATGGCAGTTTACCGATTTCGCAAGATATCACTTCGATGTTCCGTTTTACAGAAGGCTGAATTCGGGTAAAAAAATGGAGAACAAACTAGATGCCCTCCTTAGCTGGATCAACGAGAAAGAGATGGCTACTTCCCGTATGAAGGATTATATTTTTTAA
- a CDS encoding NAD-dependent epimerase/dehydratase family protein, whose translation MEKILITGALGQIGTELTNRLVEIHGAENVVASGLDRWQKGLTSAGYYERMDVTNTQLVRQIIKDYEITTVYHLASLLSGTSEKQPIFAWKLNLEPLLHFCEMAKEGLIQKIFWPSSIAVFGKGIPKENVSQDVVLNPTTVYGISKMAGEKWCEYYFDKHGVDVRSIRYPGLISWKTPAGGGTTDYAVEIFYEAIEEGKYTSFISENTGMPMLYMDDAINATLKLMEAPKESLTVRSSYNLGGMSFTPKELAEEIKKEIPEFEIDYKPDFRQQIADSWPASIDDSVAKKDWGLSYNYGISEMTKDMIKNLRVKLNKN comes from the coding sequence ATGGAAAAAATTCTTATAACGGGTGCCTTAGGGCAAATTGGTACCGAGCTTACGAACAGGCTTGTTGAAATTCATGGAGCAGAAAACGTAGTCGCTTCGGGATTGGATAGATGGCAGAAAGGACTCACTTCGGCAGGATATTATGAAAGAATGGATGTAACCAATACACAGCTGGTGAGACAAATCATAAAAGATTATGAAATTACAACAGTCTACCATTTAGCCTCCCTGCTTTCAGGTACTTCAGAAAAGCAGCCTATTTTCGCATGGAAGCTTAATCTTGAACCACTTCTTCATTTCTGTGAAATGGCAAAAGAAGGTCTTATTCAGAAGATTTTCTGGCCAAGTTCTATTGCTGTATTTGGAAAAGGGATTCCAAAAGAAAATGTAAGCCAAGATGTGGTATTAAACCCAACTACCGTATATGGGATTTCGAAAATGGCCGGAGAAAAATGGTGCGAATATTATTTTGACAAACATGGAGTAGACGTTAGAAGTATTCGTTATCCAGGTCTGATTTCATGGAAAACTCCTGCAGGGGGAGGAACAACCGATTATGCTGTAGAGATTTTTTATGAAGCAATTGAAGAAGGAAAATATACAAGCTTTATTTCTGAGAATACAGGAATGCCGATGTTGTATATGGATGATGCCATTAATGCAACACTCAAACTTATGGAGGCTCCTAAAGAAAGCCTTACCGTTCGTTCATCATATAATCTTGGCGGAATGTCTTTCACACCCAAAGAACTGGCCGAAGAAATCAAAAAAGAAATTCCGGAATTTGAAATTGATTACAAGCCGGATTTCAGACAACAGATTGCAGATTCATGGCCGGCATCAATCGATGATTCTGTGGCAAAGAAGGATTGGGGATTATCGTACAATTACGGAATTTCTGAAATGACGAAAGATATGATTAAAAATTTGAGGGTAAAACTTAACAAAAATTAA
- a CDS encoding TonB-dependent receptor plug domain-containing protein encodes MRKNYQKIILIGALFFVLDNVSAQVDDSLKIRMVEEVKITVGSRNKSRVATDTPVPVDVINISSQSVLSPQTDLNQILNYAAPSFTSNSTTVADGTDHIDPAQLRGLGPDQVLVLLNGKRRHTSSLVNINGSPGRGSVGTDLNAIPAFAIERLEVLRDGASAQYGSDAIAGVINVLMKKNTNKLTAAITAGGFNSKGSNDHSGGWDGEKYQLDLNYGTNIGKNGFINFTGSLMKRDDTRRARANTSNIFSAYNAIEQRALNDGVNISSLFGNINNTPNSTQILNYIKQYSQGVSYFTTQQLNQIQNANTISAMQAALNFDVTSNELNYRGLTRENFNMRVGQSKLTSGQLFVNSEFDITSSVRGYAFGGYSYRGGNAAGFYRLPNQNRTSTSIYPNGFLPEIASDVIDLSFSAGVKGKLGNINYDISNTFGKNTFDYIIENTANASMKYPSKTSFDAGGLGFSQNTINADFDTKVDWLQGLNIAFGAEARFENFKIKNGEEASWALYDINGNIQTSTTGTLVKPTDFFGNNRPGGAQVFPGFRPENALSKGRNSMALYTDTELDITDKWLVSAALRYENYSDFGSTFNYKLATRYKITDNFNFRAAHSTGFRAPSLQQMYFNSTSTQFVGGVPFEVGTFSNDSKAAEILGIPQLKQEESRSYSAGFTAKFPNAKLSLTFDGYYIRVNDRVVLTDQFSRPSGTYADGTPLRNLQLAFDAANATAATFFANAVDTQTKGMEAVISHKASVGKISLNSDLAVTVSKTNRVGDIHGSDVLVNAGQINRYYSEASRVYVEEAIPRFKASLNNSVEVSKWSFLLRNVYFGKVTDPNVVDVNGDGIVQAQVINGQAVEVEHPVWGGRLVTDLSVGYNFTKSFKLTLGANNIFDVYPHENYGPVAAKRATGVDNSGNVIYSSTPSTIDLSNANQFVYSRNVSQFGMNGRFLFARINMSF; translated from the coding sequence ATGAGAAAAAATTATCAAAAAATTATTTTGATCGGTGCTTTGTTTTTTGTTTTAGATAATGTAAGCGCTCAAGTAGATGACAGCTTAAAAATTAGGATGGTAGAAGAAGTTAAGATTACAGTAGGATCCAGAAATAAGAGCCGCGTTGCTACGGATACGCCTGTTCCGGTAGATGTTATCAATATCAGTTCGCAATCTGTCCTGAGTCCGCAAACTGATCTCAATCAGATCTTGAATTATGCTGCCCCCTCATTTACCTCGAATTCCACAACTGTTGCAGATGGAACCGATCATATTGATCCGGCTCAGTTAAGAGGATTGGGTCCGGATCAGGTTTTGGTTTTACTCAATGGAAAAAGAAGACATACTTCATCCTTGGTTAATATCAACGGATCGCCGGGAAGAGGTTCTGTAGGGACGGATCTTAATGCTATTCCGGCTTTTGCGATCGAAAGACTGGAAGTTTTAAGAGATGGCGCTTCTGCGCAATATGGCTCTGATGCTATTGCGGGGGTTATTAATGTGCTTATGAAAAAAAATACAAACAAACTAACGGCAGCCATTACAGCAGGAGGATTTAATTCTAAAGGTTCAAATGATCATTCCGGAGGTTGGGATGGAGAAAAGTATCAGCTGGATCTTAATTATGGAACCAATATAGGAAAAAACGGATTCATTAATTTCACAGGAAGTTTAATGAAAAGGGATGATACGAGAAGAGCGAGAGCAAATACATCTAATATATTCAGTGCTTATAACGCGATTGAACAGCGTGCCCTTAATGACGGAGTAAATATTTCTTCTTTATTTGGTAATATTAATAATACTCCGAATTCTACGCAAATATTAAATTATATCAAACAATATTCTCAAGGGGTATCTTATTTTACTACACAGCAGTTGAATCAAATCCAGAATGCAAATACGATATCAGCAATGCAGGCAGCGTTGAATTTTGATGTTACGAGTAATGAATTGAATTACAGGGGATTAACGCGGGAGAATTTCAATATGCGAGTTGGACAATCCAAACTGACAAGTGGCCAGTTATTTGTGAATTCTGAATTTGATATTACTTCAAGTGTTAGAGGATACGCTTTCGGAGGATATTCTTACAGAGGCGGCAATGCCGCAGGTTTTTACAGGCTGCCCAATCAAAATAGAACATCAACTTCCATTTATCCGAATGGCTTCTTACCGGAAATTGCTTCTGATGTTATTGATCTTTCTTTTTCAGCAGGTGTTAAAGGAAAACTTGGAAATATTAATTACGATATCAGCAATACTTTTGGAAAAAATACTTTCGATTATATCATTGAAAATACGGCTAACGCAAGTATGAAATATCCTAGTAAGACCAGTTTTGATGCCGGAGGTCTTGGTTTTTCGCAAAATACTATTAATGCAGATTTTGATACGAAAGTGGATTGGTTGCAAGGACTTAATATTGCCTTTGGAGCAGAAGCGAGATTTGAAAATTTTAAAATTAAAAATGGAGAGGAGGCCTCTTGGGCGCTGTATGATATTAACGGAAATATACAAACTTCAACTACCGGTACACTTGTAAAGCCTACTGATTTCTTTGGAAATAATAGGCCTGGCGGTGCTCAGGTTTTCCCTGGGTTCAGACCTGAAAATGCTTTGAGTAAAGGAAGAAATTCCATGGCTCTTTATACAGATACAGAATTGGATATCACCGATAAATGGCTGGTAAGTGCAGCATTGCGATATGAAAATTATTCAGATTTTGGTTCTACATTTAATTATAAATTGGCTACCCGTTATAAAATTACAGATAATTTTAATTTTAGGGCTGCGCATTCCACAGGATTTAGGGCGCCGTCTTTACAGCAGATGTATTTCAATTCTACTTCTACACAGTTTGTGGGAGGGGTTCCTTTTGAAGTGGGAACTTTTTCGAATGATTCAAAAGCTGCAGAAATATTAGGTATTCCTCAACTGAAACAGGAAGAATCTAGAAGTTATTCTGCTGGTTTTACCGCTAAATTTCCCAATGCTAAACTTAGTCTAACCTTTGATGGATATTATATCAGAGTAAATGACAGAGTTGTTCTTACCGATCAGTTCTCTAGACCATCAGGAACTTATGCGGATGGTACTCCTCTTAGAAATCTTCAGCTGGCTTTTGATGCAGCGAATGCAACAGCGGCTACGTTTTTTGCCAATGCTGTTGATACGCAGACCAAAGGTATGGAAGCTGTCATTTCTCATAAAGCTTCCGTGGGTAAGATTTCGTTGAATTCAGATTTGGCTGTCACGGTTTCTAAGACAAATAGGGTTGGAGATATTCACGGTTCTGATGTTTTGGTAAATGCAGGACAGATTAACAGATACTATTCAGAAGCGAGCAGGGTATATGTAGAAGAGGCAATTCCCAGATTTAAAGCTTCTTTAAATAATTCTGTGGAAGTAAGTAAATGGAGTTTTCTTCTAAGAAACGTATATTTTGGGAAAGTTACCGACCCCAATGTAGTAGATGTAAATGGGGATGGAATAGTACAGGCACAGGTTATTAACGGACAGGCTGTAGAAGTAGAGCATCCGGTTTGGGGTGGTAGATTGGTAACTGATCTTTCTGTTGGTTATAATTTTACAAAATCATTTAAGCTCACGTTGGGAGCTAATAATATATTTGATGTTTATCCTCATGAGAATTATGGACCTGTGGCAGCAAAACGCGCTACAGGTGTGGATAATAGCGGCAATGTAATCTATTCTTCTACACCCTCTACAATTGATCTATCAAACGCTAATCAATTTGTCTATTCAAGAAATGTCTCTCAGTTCGGAATGAATGGAAGATTTCTGTTTGCAAGGATAAATATGAGTTTTTAA